In Phragmites australis chromosome 17, lpPhrAust1.1, whole genome shotgun sequence, the following are encoded in one genomic region:
- the LOC133897406 gene encoding protein STRUBBELIG-RECEPTOR FAMILY 5-like has translation MARRCRPLPAPPPPLVGFVLLLSVVAAVVAKTDQPDVSALNVMFNSMNKPSSKLSGWKESGGDPCGGDDDEWKGIECSGSSVTEINLSGLGLSGTLGYQLSSLKSVTKFDVSKNNLNGEIPYQLPPNVVQLNLYGNSFTGGVPYSISQMDDLETLNLGKNHLSGQLTDMFSQLPKLSTLDLSSNRFSGSLPQSFQHLRNLKTLNLESNQFSGHIDVLSKLPLEDLNLQNNKFTGWIPSKLKDINSLQIGGNPWSSGSAPPGMEKGSSVGSSSGGGNDSRINGFAIGAMVIAVLLAALILLSVLKRNHSSPVSSHYYMDESGHNRSFTPLVDDCRGGKESSAIDMKSLEQSSSIGRRTPSAVPRKSISDNEFENKLNYSRRSTDPISLMTYASSDLEAATGNFHSSRLLGQRTIGRVYKAKYADGRVLAVKKFDPLSFSGSSDFMDVVNGISKLRHANIAELVGYCSEPGHYMLVHGYHMNGSLYEFLHLSDDYSKPLTWDTRVRIALGTACALEYLHEVCSPSVIHKNIKASKVLLDADLNAHLSDCGLAYFYEDTSESLGPGYNPPECTRTSGYVMKSDVYCFGVVMLQLLTGRKPYDSSRPRMEQSLVKFVTPQLHDIDALGALADPALRGLYPPKAISRFADVLARCVQSDPEFRPSMSEVVQSLLQCVQRATSNKRIGGHRSVSQRSDDSDW, from the exons ATGGCTCGTCGATGTCGCCCCCttccagcgccgccgccgccactcgtcggcttcgtcctcctcctctctgTGGTGGCGGCCGTGGTGGCCAAGACCGACCAGCCTGACG TTTCTGCACTCAATGTGATGTTCAATAGTATGAACAAACCATCTTCTAAGTTGTCTGGTTGGAAAGAAAGCGGCGGCGATCCgtgcggcggcgacgacgacgagtgGAAGGGAATAGAATGCAGCGGCTCATCTGTCACAGAAAT taactTGTCGGGGCTTGGACTAAGTGGCACGCTAGGCTATCAGCTATCAAGCTTGAAATCAGTAACAAAATT TGATGTGAGTAAGAACAATCTCAACGGCGAGATTCCGTACCAGCTTCCACCAAACGTGGTTCAACT AAATCTTTACGGGAATTCTTTTACTGGTGGAGTTCCTTATTCGATATCTCAGATGGATGATCTGGAAACACT AAATCTTGGTAAGAATCACTTAAGCGGGCAGTTGACAGATATGTTTTCACAGCTTCCGAAGCTATCAACACT GGATCTGTCATCAAACCGCTTCTCAGGTAGCCTGCCCCAGAGTTTTCAGCACCTCAGAAACCTCAAGACACT GAATTTGGAGAGCAATCAATTCAGTGGTCATATAGATGTTCTGTCCAAACTTCCTCTCGAGGATCT GAATCTGCAGAACAACAAGTTTACTGGGTGGATCCCAAGTAAACTAAAAGACATTAACAGTCTACA GATTGGAGGGAACCCTTGGTCGTCTGGGTCAGCTCCTCCTGGTATGGAGAAGGGCTCTTCAGTGGGAAGCTCTTCCGGTGGAGGGAATGACAGTCGGATAAACGGTTTCGCTATCGGAGCAATGGTGATAGCTGTGCTTCTTGCAGCTTTGATTCTCTTGTCTGTGTTGAAGAGGAACCATTCATCTCCTGTCTCATCCCATTACTATATGGACGAGTCAGGTCACAACCGATCGTTTACCCCGCTAGTTGATGACTGCAGAG GCGGTAAGGAATCTTCAGCGATCGACATGAAGTCACTGGAGCAATCTTCATCAATAGGCAGGAGGACACCATCTGCAGTGCCTCGCAAGTCGATCAGTGACAATGAGTTTGAGAACAAGCTAAACTATTCGAGGCGGAGCACGGATCCGATCAGCCTCATGACTTATGCATCATCAGACCTGGAAGCAGCCACTGGCAACTTCCACAGTAGCAGGCTACTAGGTCAAAGGACAATCGGTCGTGTTTACAAGGCAAAATATGCCGATGGGCGG GTGCTGGCCGTTAAGAAGTTTGATCCATTGAGTTTCTCAGGAAGCAGCGACTTCATGGATGTCGTGAATGGCATTTCCAAGCTGCGCCATGCAAACATCGCTGAGCTTGTTGGTTACTGCTCAGAGCCCGGGCACTACATGCTGGTCCATGGCTACCACATGAATGGGTCCCTTTATGAGTTCCTTCACTTGTCGGACGACTACAGCAAGCCGTTAACCTGGGACACCCGGGTTCGGATCGCTCTCGGTACAGCTTGTGCTCTGGA GTACCTACATGAAGTCTGCTCACCTTCAGTGATCCACAAGAACATAAAGGCGTCTAAGGTGCTGCTTGATGCTGATCTCAACGCTCACCTCTCCGACTGCGGCCTTGCATACTTCTATGAG GATACAAGTGAGAGCCTGGGACCAGGGTATAATCCTCCAGAGTGCACAAGGACATCAGGTTACGTGATGAAGAGCGATGTCTACTGCTTCGGTGTAGTCATGCTTCAGCTATTGACCGGTCGGAAGCCTTACGATAG CTCCAGGCCTAGGATGGAGCAGTCCTTGGTCAAGTTTGTGACTCCACAGCTACATGACATCGACGCCTTGGGAGCACTGGCAGATCCAGCTCTGCGCGGCCTGTACCCGCCTAAAGCAATATCCCGTTTCGCCGATGTTCTCGCTCGCTGTGTTCAG TCCGACCCGGAATTCCGGCCGTCCATGTCGGAGGTGGTGCAGTCGCTCCTCCAGTGTGTCCAGCGCGCCACCAGCAACAAGAGGATAGGCGGCCACCGCAGCGTCTCGCAGCGGAGCGACGACTCTGATTGGTGA